A stretch of Candidatus Vicinibacter affinis DNA encodes these proteins:
- the bshB1 gene encoding bacillithiol biosynthesis deacetylase BshB1 codes for MEKVDILAIGVHPDDVELSCGGTLALHKSLGHSFGILDLTEGELGTRGNAEQRKKEAFRAAEILGAEFRHILNIGDGFFQHEENNLKEIIRVIRACRPRIVFANALSDRHPDHGRAAKLVNDACFLSGLRKVNTDYNNVNQESWRPEVLYHYIQDHYLKPDLVVDISGFLDKKMESIMAFESQFYKEGSSEPESPISGKDFLDFIKSKSRVVGRASGVEYGEGFNTARPIGVRNIFSLC; via the coding sequence ATGGAGAAGGTAGATATTCTGGCTATAGGTGTACATCCTGATGATGTTGAATTATCTTGTGGAGGTACACTCGCTTTGCATAAATCATTGGGTCATAGTTTTGGTATTTTGGATTTGACGGAAGGAGAATTGGGGACCAGAGGAAATGCCGAACAAAGAAAAAAAGAAGCCTTTCGCGCAGCTGAAATTCTGGGTGCTGAATTTCGTCACATTCTCAATATTGGGGATGGTTTTTTTCAGCATGAAGAAAACAATTTGAAAGAAATTATCCGAGTGATCAGAGCTTGCAGACCGCGGATAGTTTTTGCAAATGCATTGTCAGACAGACACCCAGATCACGGACGTGCTGCAAAACTTGTAAACGATGCCTGTTTTTTATCTGGTCTGCGCAAAGTCAATACTGATTACAATAATGTGAATCAGGAAAGTTGGCGGCCTGAAGTCCTCTATCATTATATTCAGGATCATTATCTGAAGCCGGATTTGGTCGTGGATATTTCCGGTTTTTTAGATAAAAAAATGGAATCCATCATGGCATTTGAATCCCAATTTTATAAAGAAGGTTCCAGTGAGCCCGAATCACCGATCAGCGGTAAAGATTTTCTTGATTTTATCAAATCAAAATCCAGGGTGGTGGGCAGAGCGTCCGGTGTTGAATATGGGGAAGGATTTAATACCGCAAGGCCGATTGGAGTTCGTAATATTTTTAGTCTGTGTTAA
- a CDS encoding DUF853 family protein yields MKEEFISEIKAAYQFKGDSIVLGCGMLNGAVLPEAPISIPLRMVNRHGLIAGATGTGKTKSLQLMAEQLSSKGVPSVLLDIKGDLSGIALEGSMNSKISERHTTLNIPWEPHDNFVELLSISNEPGVRLRATVTEFGPVLLSKILGLNDTQEGVVSMMFKFCDDSGLPLLDLEDFKKVLQFVSNEGKEEIEKEFGAVSSASVGTIMRKIIELEQQGATGFFGERSFEVEDLCRVDKQGRGVISILRAADIQDKPKFFSTFMLQMLAEIYTKFPEAGDLEKPKLVFFLDEAHLLFEEATSALVNQLETIIKLIRSKGIGLFFITQNPIDIPEEVLGQLGLKVQHALRAFTAKDRKAIKLASENYPDTRFYEVANLITELGIGEALVTALNEKGIPTPLAHTMMRAPESRMDVLKEDEMDSIRNHSEIADYYNENINRDSAAEILSRKLEEAMVDEEKPVSGSRRQEKSTLEKVMGSTVTRQVGRTVARELTRGLLGMLGIKMGSSRTKKTGWF; encoded by the coding sequence ATGAAAGAAGAGTTTATTTCAGAAATAAAGGCCGCTTATCAATTTAAAGGAGATTCCATCGTCTTAGGCTGTGGGATGTTGAATGGGGCAGTCCTACCGGAGGCGCCAATATCCATACCTTTAAGAATGGTCAACAGGCACGGTTTAATCGCAGGGGCCACCGGAACCGGAAAAACCAAATCCCTGCAATTGATGGCAGAACAACTTTCATCCAAAGGAGTGCCCTCTGTGCTTCTGGATATCAAAGGAGATTTGAGCGGAATTGCATTGGAAGGAAGCATGAACAGCAAAATATCAGAGCGTCATACCACCTTGAATATTCCCTGGGAGCCGCATGATAATTTTGTCGAATTGCTTTCCATCTCTAACGAACCGGGTGTAAGGCTAAGGGCAACTGTTACAGAGTTTGGACCTGTTTTGTTGTCTAAAATTCTTGGTCTCAATGATACTCAAGAAGGAGTGGTCTCCATGATGTTTAAATTCTGTGATGACAGCGGTTTGCCATTATTGGATCTGGAAGATTTCAAAAAAGTGTTGCAATTTGTTTCCAATGAAGGTAAGGAGGAAATTGAAAAGGAATTTGGTGCAGTTTCTTCTGCTTCTGTCGGAACCATTATGCGAAAAATTATTGAATTGGAACAGCAGGGTGCCACCGGATTTTTTGGAGAACGAAGTTTCGAAGTAGAAGATCTTTGCAGAGTCGACAAGCAAGGAAGAGGTGTGATAAGCATTCTGCGTGCTGCTGACATTCAGGATAAGCCTAAATTTTTCAGCACATTTATGTTGCAGATGCTTGCTGAGATTTATACCAAATTTCCTGAAGCAGGGGATCTGGAAAAACCAAAGCTTGTTTTTTTTCTGGACGAGGCCCATTTGTTATTTGAAGAAGCAACCTCTGCTTTGGTGAATCAATTGGAAACCATTATAAAATTGATCAGATCCAAAGGAATAGGACTCTTTTTTATTACCCAAAATCCAATTGACATTCCTGAAGAGGTTTTAGGACAGTTGGGTTTAAAAGTTCAGCATGCCCTGAGGGCCTTTACTGCAAAAGATCGGAAGGCAATTAAATTGGCCTCGGAAAATTACCCGGACACCAGATTCTATGAAGTGGCAAATTTGATTACCGAACTTGGCATCGGGGAGGCTTTGGTAACCGCTTTGAATGAAAAGGGGATTCCTACACCATTGGCCCATACCATGATGCGCGCACCGGAATCACGAATGGATGTATTGAAAGAAGATGAAATGGATTCCATCAGAAATCATTCAGAAATTGCAGATTATTATAATGAAAACATCAACAGAGACAGTGCGGCTGAAATATTGAGCAGAAAATTAGAGGAAGCAATGGTTGATGAAGAAAAGCCAGTTTCCGGCTCAAGAAGACAAGAAAAATCAACGCTTGAAAAGGTGATGGGCAGCACTGTTACACGACAGGTAGGTCGTACCGTTGCAAGAGAATTAACCAGAGGGTTATTGGGGATGTTGGGTATTAAAATGGGCTCTTCAAGAACTAAAAAGACCGGTTGGTTTTAA
- the ung gene encoding uracil-DNA glycosylase, protein MKVQIEIGWEEVLREEFDKEYFINITAFLKLEKSKGKIIFPPGPLIFNAFELSPWKDTRVIILGQDPYHGVGEAMGLCFSVPKGIKIPPSLKNIFKEINSDLGYPIPEHGDLSSWAKQGVLMLNASLTVEKDLPNSHKSIGWHQFTDHVIQKLSSQKSNLVFLLWGNYARSKKVLIDGTKHLILESPHPSPLAGGGFFGQKHFSKTNEYLIENGRNPVNWKI, encoded by the coding sequence ATGAAGGTTCAAATTGAAATTGGATGGGAAGAAGTCCTTAGGGAAGAGTTTGATAAAGAATATTTTATAAATATCACAGCCTTTCTGAAACTTGAAAAATCAAAAGGCAAAATTATTTTTCCTCCTGGACCCTTGATTTTCAATGCCTTTGAACTTTCTCCCTGGAAGGATACACGGGTCATTATTTTGGGTCAGGATCCCTACCATGGCGTCGGGGAAGCCATGGGCCTTTGTTTTTCGGTTCCAAAAGGAATCAAAATTCCCCCATCACTAAAGAATATCTTTAAAGAAATCAATAGTGATCTGGGCTACCCTATTCCGGAACACGGAGACTTGTCTTCCTGGGCAAAACAAGGGGTTCTGATGCTCAATGCTTCACTGACCGTGGAAAAAGACCTGCCCAACTCTCATAAAAGCATAGGATGGCATCAATTTACTGACCACGTCATCCAAAAACTCAGTAGCCAAAAATCAAATCTGGTCTTTCTCCTGTGGGGTAATTATGCCCGTTCAAAAAAGGTGCTCATCGATGGGACAAAGCACCTCATTTTGGAAAGCCCACATCCATCTCCGTTGGCCGGTGGTGGTTTTTTTGGGCAAAAGCATTTTTCCAAAACCAATGAATACCTGATAGAAAATGGGAGGAATCCGGTGAACTGGAAAATTTAA
- a CDS encoding SprB repeat-containing protein — protein sequence MKQFVVLCLILCGPALVVSQPIKIWNKIFGGNQGDYCNEMGIYEDSLIVAVGKSNSPNLVNKGLDDAAICVFTPGGVLRHIKTFGSSSNDFLNSFAYVPGGNLITVGTINGKGGDIANIHGLLDGWIMAYDPKKNVKLWEKNFGGTNNDQLNDVYFLETGKVIFAGASKSTDRDMTGNKGGFDVLVGTMDEAGNLVRSRNLGGSKDEFARKILHADGANFFIFGETSSNNEGDFTGLTNKGAKDVFGVKLNRNSNQILSLIFGGPGDDLFADAVSFEDGSAILFINTSMKGGDIDSIKGGKDIFMVKIKNDGKILWKKPLGGTKDDEAVKAILDKDNNILLLCTSFSNDGDLNGNYGDKDVALMKLDTSGNVLWATHYGGTKGETASSMASDNMGNTYFTATSFSTNNDLPVTNTVPPDFWTLRLYECPLILTNYTKEACIGDTLTINGKAYFQGNSFGSDTMKGKSHLGCDSLINVLVNFNAASTENYTDTLCNESTSTINGVFFDKNKTSHTFDLTNQYGCDSTLFVNLYFTQPLTLKDSTIVNDNGTTNGSIRIVVQGGTAPYAYNWSNGFKSSQIVNLKAGTYSVTVTDARSCIQTFSFTIKSTVATDDLKASLVSYSMDDAAIKFSSEEKVESVEVFTLNGQSIWSQSVRSQQFSIRRNQLPKGLILVQLQLGSGKVTSLKMIN from the coding sequence ATGAAACAATTTGTAGTGTTATGTTTGATTTTGTGTGGTCCCGCGTTGGTTGTCTCACAACCGATCAAAATTTGGAATAAAATCTTCGGTGGAAATCAGGGCGACTATTGTAATGAAATGGGGATATACGAAGATAGTTTGATTGTTGCGGTTGGCAAATCGAACTCACCCAATCTGGTAAACAAAGGTTTGGACGATGCCGCAATATGCGTTTTTACTCCCGGAGGTGTGTTGAGGCATATTAAGACATTTGGCTCCTCTTCAAATGATTTTTTGAATTCATTTGCCTATGTCCCAGGAGGAAATTTAATAACTGTGGGTACCATCAATGGTAAGGGAGGAGATATAGCCAACATACATGGTTTGCTGGACGGTTGGATTATGGCCTACGATCCCAAAAAGAATGTAAAATTGTGGGAAAAGAACTTTGGCGGAACCAACAACGATCAGCTCAATGATGTGTATTTTTTGGAAACAGGTAAAGTCATTTTTGCCGGGGCCTCCAAATCAACGGACAGAGACATGACCGGTAATAAAGGTGGATTTGATGTATTGGTGGGTACCATGGATGAGGCGGGAAATTTGGTTAGGAGCAGAAATCTGGGCGGGAGCAAGGATGAATTCGCAAGAAAGATCTTGCATGCGGACGGAGCCAATTTTTTCATTTTTGGGGAGACCAGTTCAAACAATGAAGGAGACTTTACCGGTTTGACCAATAAAGGGGCAAAGGATGTTTTTGGTGTAAAATTGAACAGAAATTCGAATCAAATATTGAGTTTGATATTTGGGGGCCCTGGGGATGATCTTTTTGCTGATGCAGTAAGTTTTGAGGACGGATCTGCTATTTTGTTTATCAACACCAGCATGAAAGGTGGAGACATTGACAGCATCAAAGGTGGCAAAGATATCTTCATGGTAAAAATCAAGAACGACGGCAAAATTCTTTGGAAAAAACCTTTGGGAGGAACCAAAGACGATGAAGCGGTAAAAGCTATTTTGGATAAAGACAACAACATTCTCTTGTTGTGTACCTCTTTCTCCAATGACGGAGATTTGAATGGCAATTACGGAGACAAAGATGTTGCCTTGATGAAATTAGATACCAGCGGAAATGTTCTATGGGCTACGCATTATGGTGGCACCAAAGGAGAAACTGCCTCCTCGATGGCGAGTGATAATATGGGGAATACCTACTTTACTGCGACCAGTTTCAGCACAAACAATGATTTACCGGTAACCAATACAGTGCCCCCGGATTTTTGGACCCTAAGGTTATATGAATGTCCGCTCATTTTGACGAATTACACAAAAGAAGCCTGTATTGGCGATACTTTGACTATTAACGGTAAAGCATATTTCCAGGGTAATTCCTTTGGTTCGGATACGATGAAAGGAAAATCACATCTGGGTTGCGATTCATTGATCAATGTGTTGGTTAATTTCAATGCTGCCAGCACAGAAAACTATACTGATACACTGTGCAATGAGTCTACAAGTACCATTAATGGCGTATTTTTTGATAAAAATAAAACGTCGCACACCTTTGATTTAACCAATCAATATGGATGTGACAGCACATTATTTGTGAATCTTTATTTCACCCAACCGCTTACCCTGAAAGACTCGACGATCGTAAATGACAATGGCACCACGAATGGCAGTATTCGAATTGTGGTACAGGGAGGAACAGCTCCGTATGCATACAATTGGAGCAATGGATTTAAATCCAGCCAGATCGTAAATTTGAAGGCAGGCACCTACAGTGTTACCGTAACAGATGCCAGATCTTGCATCCAGACATTTAGTTTTACCATCAAATCTACTGTTGCAACGGATGACCTAAAGGCCAGCCTGGTAAGTTATTCTATGGACGATGCTGCGATTAAATTTAGTTCAGAGGAGAAGGTAGAATCTGTAGAGGTATTCACTTTGAATGGCCAAAGTATTTGGTCTCAAAGTGTTCGCAGTCAGCAATTTAGTATCCGAAGGAACCAATTGCCAAAAGGTTTGATTTTAGTTCAATTGCAGCTAGGATCTGGTAAGGTCACCAGCTTAAAAATGATAAATTAA
- a CDS encoding integrase catalytic domain-containing protein, with translation MGIKFYLRAIETEDPTPIFYTCHINGKPISRGLGYKIYPGLWDKTRQRPTEDKELIKEYSAQDPHLKNVIKNIEIRINNIIELVYAYVNNCNLNKTPIDISVLDQLLKENVFQSKKTLETASKVRKVSKTGLNQNLVLDYSGKFLDGISRGKILIQSGPHKGNRYSEGTIKNYRNFVSIWTEFEKYMNIRYKWEDIKKPVYDSLVQFLNQRDYTKDTTGRYIKHLKTISQAALDEGIHSNLEFRKRYFETLKAKIDSISLDTKELEKIESLDLSGNESQDKARDLFLLMCYTALRISDIKRITKDHIRKTAKGEYRLEIITQKTRERVIVPINTKAYNILEKYGFDTPQIADQTNNEYIKQIAKMAGIDEIVSTSEDRGGTIQTRSVPKYELITNHTGRRTAATQMYLSKIPSIDIMKITGHKTESSFMKYIRITKEETADRMAENEFFK, from the coding sequence ATGGGTATTAAATTTTATCTACGGGCCATTGAGACGGAAGATCCAACACCAATATTTTATACTTGCCACATAAACGGGAAACCAATTAGCAGAGGCCTAGGGTATAAGATTTACCCCGGGTTATGGGACAAGACCCGGCAACGCCCCACTGAAGACAAAGAACTTATTAAGGAGTATTCAGCCCAAGACCCCCATTTAAAGAACGTCATTAAGAACATAGAGATCCGAATTAATAATATAATTGAATTGGTGTATGCGTATGTCAACAATTGCAACCTAAATAAAACACCTATTGACATATCGGTACTGGACCAACTTCTTAAGGAAAACGTTTTCCAATCAAAAAAAACTCTTGAAACAGCCTCCAAAGTTCGAAAGGTCAGCAAAACGGGATTAAATCAAAATTTGGTACTTGATTACTCAGGCAAATTTTTGGACGGTATATCCAGGGGGAAAATACTTATCCAATCAGGCCCACACAAGGGAAACCGATATTCAGAGGGTACGATCAAGAATTACCGGAATTTTGTTTCCATTTGGACTGAGTTTGAGAAATATATGAACATCCGGTATAAATGGGAGGACATCAAAAAACCCGTGTATGATAGTTTGGTCCAATTCTTAAACCAACGGGATTACACAAAAGACACCACCGGGAGGTACATCAAACACTTAAAGACCATTTCACAGGCTGCACTAGATGAGGGGATACATTCAAACCTTGAGTTTAGAAAACGCTACTTTGAGACGCTAAAGGCAAAAATTGACAGTATTTCACTAGACACTAAGGAACTTGAAAAAATTGAAAGTTTGGACCTTTCCGGTAATGAGTCCCAGGACAAGGCCAGAGACTTGTTTCTCTTAATGTGCTATACTGCCCTTCGAATTAGCGACATAAAACGCATCACAAAGGATCATATCCGGAAGACGGCAAAAGGTGAATATCGACTTGAGATAATTACCCAGAAGACAAGGGAAAGAGTGATTGTGCCAATCAATACAAAGGCCTACAATATTTTGGAAAAATACGGTTTCGATACGCCACAAATTGCAGACCAGACCAATAATGAATATATCAAACAAATAGCGAAAATGGCCGGAATTGACGAGATAGTCAGCACATCAGAGGACAGAGGCGGGACCATCCAAACAAGATCAGTCCCCAAATACGAACTCATTACCAATCACACCGGGAGGCGAACGGCTGCGACCCAGATGTACCTTTCAAAGATTCCCTCCATCGACATCATGAAGATAACGGGCCACAAAACGGAAAGTAGTTTCATGAAATACATCCGAATTACAAAGGAGGAAACAGCCGACCGAATGGCTGAAAATGAATTTTTTAAATAG
- a CDS encoding helix-turn-helix domain-containing protein, whose protein sequence is MSQVIVLTQDQLNEMLENVVSKVETIIKNSQRKEVTSKEWLTANEVCAILKISQTTLHDWSNKGIIIKHRIGDRIRFRHDEIQESLLRMEAKRQRV, encoded by the coding sequence ATGTCACAAGTAATCGTATTGACCCAGGACCAACTCAATGAAATGTTGGAAAATGTGGTTTCCAAAGTTGAAACCATCATTAAAAATTCCCAAAGGAAGGAAGTCACTTCAAAAGAATGGTTAACCGCCAATGAAGTGTGCGCTATCCTCAAAATTAGCCAGACCACACTACATGACTGGTCCAATAAAGGTATCATTATCAAACACCGGATAGGCGACCGGATAAGATTCAGACATGATGAAATACAGGAATCTTTATTGAGAATGGAGGCTAAAAGACAAAGAGTATGA
- a CDS encoding T9SS type A sorting domain-containing protein, which yields MIYNIQKILFPIFYFLGTLCYSQNWQIQNTATNFNDIFLLDNNKGWIVGGSGVIQHYDGVKWVFQNSDNKNNLSAVWALDENNAWAVGNLGTILKYNGSIWSTENSGTTLDLLGVWGLNKDNVWAVGRSGTILKYDGNSWIPQASGTTKNLASIWGADINNIWVAGATILNYNGNNWSQINADTTNYLYKLWGVDKDNIWAAGVGGTGKGTILKFDGSTWSKQAANTNAFLFNIHGTDANNIWAVGTGGVILVYKNNQWVTQISGTTEFLTSVFAKDVNNIWVVGYSGTKLLGDGLKWNKQNINNQNLFNVWVFDPGNVWAVGSKGLIVKYDGSNWITQDSKTANDIWGIWGSDSKNIWAVGTKGTILKYNGSNWSVENSGITSDLLGMWGLNKDNIWAVGRSGTILKYDGSAWVSQLQSSGDYLFGIHGIDANNIWAVGYLGKIFKFDGNNWISMNSNTTATLRSVWAANEKNIWAVGETGVLLKYDGVSWAVQNPGVKLNDLYGVWGTDANNVWVVGTQGIIYKYDGTNWIKQNVPISAKYYAIHGSQSDIWTVGDGSTILYSKISSVSVTETKNYMSVAMYPNPANDYVQFCFDQENSDVAEITLYDLLGKQIMTKATILNNGKSNVNIDLAGLQKGVYLTTISLGRNKWKGKLVVN from the coding sequence ATGATCTATAACATACAAAAAATTCTTTTTCCTATTTTTTACTTTTTAGGTACTTTATGCTATTCTCAAAATTGGCAAATTCAGAATACTGCTACTAATTTTAACGACATATTTCTACTAGACAATAATAAAGGATGGATTGTTGGCGGGAGTGGAGTCATCCAGCATTATGATGGGGTTAAATGGGTTTTTCAGAATTCTGATAATAAGAATAACCTATCTGCTGTTTGGGCATTAGATGAGAATAATGCATGGGCAGTTGGTAATTTAGGCACTATTTTAAAGTATAATGGAAGTATTTGGAGTACTGAAAATTCTGGTACAACATTAGATTTATTAGGTGTGTGGGGCTTAAATAAGGATAATGTTTGGGCTGTTGGTCGTTCGGGAACTATCCTTAAATATGATGGAAACAGCTGGATTCCTCAAGCTTCTGGTACAACCAAGAACCTTGCATCAATTTGGGGGGCTGACATAAATAATATTTGGGTGGCAGGAGCAACAATTCTCAATTATAACGGAAACAACTGGTCCCAAATAAATGCAGATACCACAAATTATCTTTATAAACTTTGGGGAGTTGATAAAGATAATATATGGGCCGCTGGTGTAGGGGGAACTGGAAAAGGTACGATTTTAAAATTCGACGGTTCAACATGGTCAAAACAAGCTGCAAATACAAATGCATTTCTTTTCAATATTCATGGAACTGATGCAAATAATATTTGGGCAGTTGGTACAGGTGGGGTGATCTTGGTTTATAAAAATAATCAATGGGTAACTCAAATTTCAGGCACTACTGAATTTCTAACTTCGGTATTTGCTAAAGATGTTAATAACATATGGGTGGTGGGCTATTCTGGTACTAAATTATTAGGTGATGGCTTAAAATGGAATAAGCAAAATATAAATAATCAAAATCTATTCAATGTTTGGGTTTTTGACCCCGGAAATGTTTGGGCAGTTGGTAGTAAAGGACTAATTGTAAAATATGATGGATCAAATTGGATAACCCAAGACTCAAAAACCGCGAATGATATCTGGGGCATCTGGGGTAGTGACTCCAAAAATATTTGGGCCGTTGGGACTAAAGGAACAATTCTTAAATATAATGGTAGTAATTGGAGTGTTGAAAATTCTGGGATTACATCAGATTTACTAGGTATGTGGGGCTTAAATAAGGATAATATTTGGGCTGTTGGTCGTTCAGGAACTATACTTAAATATGATGGGTCTGCCTGGGTCAGCCAATTGCAAAGCAGTGGAGATTATCTATTTGGTATTCATGGCATTGATGCTAATAATATTTGGGCCGTAGGTTATTTAGGAAAAATTTTCAAGTTCGATGGAAATAATTGGATATCCATGAATTCTAATACTACGGCAACTTTAAGAAGTGTTTGGGCGGCAAATGAAAAGAACATCTGGGCCGTAGGAGAAACTGGAGTATTGTTAAAATATGATGGTGTAAGCTGGGCTGTTCAAAACCCTGGGGTTAAATTAAATGATTTGTATGGGGTTTGGGGTACAGATGCGAATAATGTATGGGTTGTAGGAACTCAGGGTATTATTTATAAATATGATGGAACAAATTGGATAAAACAGAATGTACCAATATCCGCTAAATATTATGCTATTCACGGTAGCCAATCAGATATATGGACAGTCGGTGATGGTTCAACCATTTTATATTCAAAAATAAGTTCTGTTAGTGTAACCGAAACTAAGAATTATATGAGCGTTGCAATGTACCCCAATCCTGCAAATGATTATGTACAGTTCTGTTTCGATCAGGAAAATAGTGATGTAGCGGAAATTACTCTATACGATCTATTAGGAAAACAAATCATGACTAAGGCAACTATATTGAATAATGGTAAATCAAATGTAAATATTGATCTGGCTGGGCTTCAAAAAGGAGTATATCTGACAACAATTAGCTTGGGTCGAAATAAATGGAAAGGAAAGCTTGTTGTAAATTGA
- the tnpA gene encoding IS200/IS605 family transposase, which yields MANTYTQLYIQFVFTVKGRQNLIKESFRDELEKVMCGIITNHKCKTYAIYCNPDHTHIFVGMDPTMSASKLMEQVKSGSSKWLNEKKYIPGIFSWQKGYGAFSYSKSHIDRVVKYILNQPEHHKKKSFRDEYLLLLKKFNIDYDEKYLFEYYEMK from the coding sequence ATGGCAAACACCTACACCCAATTATACATACAATTTGTTTTTACCGTTAAAGGGAGACAAAACCTTATCAAAGAATCCTTTCGCGATGAATTAGAAAAGGTGATGTGTGGTATTATTACCAATCATAAATGTAAAACCTATGCTATCTATTGCAATCCCGACCATACGCACATTTTTGTTGGAATGGATCCAACAATGTCGGCCTCAAAACTCATGGAACAGGTTAAGTCGGGATCGTCGAAATGGCTTAATGAAAAAAAATACATTCCTGGGATATTTTCATGGCAGAAAGGATACGGTGCTTTTTCCTATTCTAAATCGCATATTGATAGGGTTGTGAAATATATTTTAAACCAACCTGAACACCATAAAAAGAAATCGTTCAGGGATGAATATTTGTTGCTCTTGAAAAAATTTAATATTGATTATGACGAAAAATATTTGTTTGAATACTATGAAATGAAATGA
- a CDS encoding tyrosine phenol-lyase yields MKKNIKASWAEPYKIKMVELLKMTTPAQRRKALKEAGFNTFLLKSEDVYIDLLTDSGTSAMSDRQWAGMMMGDEAYAGSRNFFHLEEVVRDVYGYKYLIPTHQGRGAENILSKILIKKGDIIPGNMYFTTTRLHQELAGGKFEDIIIDEAHDAENEFPFKGNVDLNKLERLIKKHGAAKIPYISIATSVNMAGGQPISIRNLKELRTLTKKHKIKIIHDMTRVAENAYFIQQREKGYANKTIKEIVQEICNLTDGATMSAKKDALVNIGGFLAVNDWDVFEEARNMVVVYEGLHTYGGLAGRDMEAMAIGIGESVSDAHIRARVGQVIYLGEKMMEYGIPIVKPIGGHGIFVDAKKFLPHIPQEQFPAQTLAAEIYLDSGVRTMERGIVSAGRKANGENYFPKLELVRFTIPRRVYTQAHMDVIAESTSRVFQRRDKIKGLKMVYEPKYLRFFQAKFERME; encoded by the coding sequence ATGAAAAAAAACATAAAAGCAAGTTGGGCAGAACCCTATAAAATAAAGATGGTGGAGTTGTTAAAAATGACCACCCCGGCCCAAAGGAGAAAAGCGCTAAAGGAAGCCGGTTTCAACACTTTTTTACTAAAATCCGAGGACGTCTATATTGACTTGCTGACCGACAGCGGCACATCTGCCATGAGTGACCGCCAATGGGCCGGCATGATGATGGGTGATGAAGCCTATGCCGGCAGTCGCAACTTTTTTCATTTGGAGGAGGTGGTGCGCGATGTGTACGGTTACAAATATTTAATTCCAACTCATCAAGGGCGGGGTGCTGAAAACATACTGTCTAAAATACTGATCAAAAAAGGCGACATCATCCCCGGCAACATGTACTTCACCACTACCCGCCTCCATCAGGAACTCGCCGGAGGTAAGTTTGAAGACATCATCATTGATGAGGCTCATGATGCTGAAAATGAGTTTCCATTCAAAGGAAATGTTGACCTCAACAAACTAGAGCGGCTCATCAAAAAACACGGTGCTGCAAAGATTCCCTACATCAGTATCGCTACCAGTGTAAACATGGCCGGCGGACAACCCATCAGCATTCGAAATTTAAAAGAGCTCAGAACCCTCACCAAGAAGCACAAGATCAAGATCATCCATGACATGACCCGTGTAGCAGAAAATGCTTATTTCATCCAGCAAAGAGAAAAAGGATACGCAAACAAGACCATCAAAGAGATTGTCCAGGAAATCTGCAATTTAACCGACGGCGCCACCATGAGCGCTAAAAAAGATGCTTTGGTCAATATAGGCGGCTTTTTGGCGGTCAACGACTGGGATGTGTTTGAAGAGGCCAGGAACATGGTTGTGGTGTATGAGGGGCTGCACACATATGGTGGGCTTGCAGGAAGAGATATGGAAGCCATGGCGATTGGGATCGGCGAGAGTGTAAGTGACGCACATATCCGAGCCAGGGTTGGTCAGGTTATTTATCTGGGCGAAAAAATGATGGAATATGGCATCCCTATTGTGAAGCCCATTGGTGGTCATGGCATTTTTGTAGATGCAAAAAAATTCCTCCCTCACATCCCTCAGGAGCAGTTTCCTGCACAGACACTGGCCGCTGAAATTTACCTGGACTCAGGAGTCCGCACCATGGAAAGGGGCATCGTCTCCGCCGGTCGTAAAGCCAATGGAGAAAATTATTTTCCAAAACTGGAGTTGGTCAGATTTACCATTCCCCGACGGGTGTACACCCAGGCGCACATGGATGTGATTGCAGAATCCACCAGCAGGGTATTCCAAAGACGAGATAAAATCAAAGGCCTTAAAATGGTCTACGAACCAAAATACCTAAGATTCTTTCAGGCAAAGTTTGAGAGGATGGAGTAG